atccAAACGACTTTATTTGTCTCGAGTTCTTCATAAATGTGTATCCTGATTTTACTCCATCATAACGTGAATCCCTCTCGGTTCTTCTTCCtacaacaacacacaatatTTGATCTGATCAAGCTCGAAAGTTAAAGAAACGAGAATCGCTGACGACTCGAATAATTCAAGCGAGAGCAGTACGTTACGTGTGACCCTGCCTTACATGTTTTGAACACTTTGTCGTACAGCATCTATATATAATTTACTCCACCACATCTGCACTATTTCTCTCCCAGAAAAAGGCGATCAATGCCGTTGATTGGTGCACTTTAATACGGAATAGTACAAAAATCATGGTTGCATATTTTGCTCAGCTGACGATCGAAGACGGTCAGTTTATGTGTCTCTCCCCCTCTCGTCGTAATCATTGTTTAAGGTTCAACATTGAATCGAACGTACTGTATTAATGGAATCTTTACTTCAATACACGTACACTATCGACCCTTAACTTGAGACAATTTGCAGGATGttgaatcgaaatttttcggtttaaaaaaaaaccagtgTATTTGTGTAgcagaaaaatgtgtttttcggTGAAGAGATTGCTGGGTTTTTACTCAAGAGGAAATGGCGCACTGCTGTGGGATCTGCACcgcaagtaaaaaaatatctaatgAGGAAATGAGACATCCTCAATGCACAACCGCCTTCGAATGGCTTACTTGGctgggtaattttttttttcaaaagtttgcttCATTTACCTATGCTTTGTCTTTTCTAAAGGAGAAATGGTTACTTTCCATAGacagctatttttttttagcagcaAATGTAATGGGAAATGGGAAGACGATTGAAATCTGATGTAttactttttcaataaaattgcaTTACATAAATTCATACGAAAAGAATGTTGACTAAgataaattcatttattttttttgttttaggatTGTCGGATTGGAAGGAAATCATATTAATGGCATGCAggtgataaagaaaaaagcaaatctTGTTATTGAAACATTCAATAGCCCGCTTTTCGAATTGAACAACAGAGACCTAGGGAAGTGATCAGAGCAAAAGATTCGATTATTCCAACAATCGCTAGTACCATCGGTGAATTTTTCATGACTTCAGTAATCCAGTTTTTCGTCGCTGAAACGCAGttctaagaagaaaaaaaaaagttaaatgttGGATTATCGCATGCAGGTAACgtaataaagtaaagtaataaATATGTACTTCTTTAAACAAGTCGTTAGAAGATTTACTGCTTGCATCTTTGCACGTAATTGTCGAATTTTTGCAGCAAGAGGCCGGGATTTCTAAATTGGCTGCTTTTTTCCAATCATTGGCGCTTTCAGATCCGCAGCAGTTAAACACTGACTGAAAGATGTTGGCCTGTTCCTGGGCGGCCTTTTCCGTCAATTTCGAAAACATGtctttcacaattttttccatttccaattTGATGGTGTCTTTGTTAATGTTGTTAACCAAGATGGCTGCGGCCACATCCAATGCTAAGGCACCAATCATTAGAAAGACAAACTGTGAAGTAATATGATTCTTAGGTAACAATTGTGCatggaaaatattattataatgtTGATTTACTGTCCCCAGAAGACACTGATTCTCGAAGGCTGCCCCACAACACCCGATGAAACCGACAATTGTCAGCAAGCTGCCCATGGCGATAACGACGACACAAATCTTAAAGAACATGGTGTATTCGTCATCTTTGGTAGGATCTACTTCAGCGATGTTAACAAATACCATTGCTGCAAGTGCTACCACTGCAATTCCTACAAACTGGCCAAGGTAAAAAGAGAATTGTTGCGATAATGAAAAACCATTGATACAAGTATACTATTTTTCACATTATAACTTACAGATATTAAAATGTTGATAAGAAAAACGATGAATTTGAGAAATTTACAACAGCAATCCAAGCCCATTTTCAATCTAAGAATTAACCTTTTGATTTACTTGGACCAATGATTCTcttacaagaaataaaaccgactgacaaaaaaaaggcGTTTCGTTCAACGTTAATAAGCGTTTGTGGCCTTTTACATCATTCCGGATAAGCATATCCTACATGAGGGCGTAGTCTTGTGCATAGACCGCAAAGTTTCAACGGCAATCATGTTCTACCGCATCTTGGCAACCGAAGTGACGTCCCAATGGATTTTCAATCCTGATGACGAGTAACTGGGAAACTAACAGCCTACGCCAATTAACGAAAAAGGTACTTATGCAACTAGAATATCCTATGTGTCGTCATCTCAGTCATGATACATTTTAGCcggttttgaatttttattattctttccgTTTCTTACTTTTAATCAATATAAACATTTGgtcttgttttgaaaaacaactcgggaaaaaaatatccattttCATCACGACAGTGCGGCTATAAAATACGCACACCAAGTAGCGGAGGGTTTACTAGTAAAACGAAGTAGACATCAAGACAATCAACGAGAATGCATTCATTCACACGATCTGCAGTTTTTGACTTTGAAGTTTGGT
The window above is part of the Daphnia pulex isolate KAP4 chromosome 3, ASM2113471v1 genome. Proteins encoded here:
- the LOC124190206 gene encoding CD63 antigen-like, whose amino-acid sequence is MGLDCCCKFLKFIVFLINILISFVGIAVVALAAMVFVNIAEVDPTKDDEYTMFFKICVVVIAMGSLLTIVGFIGCCGAAFENQCLLGTFVFLMIGALALDVAAAILVNNINKDTIKLEMEKIVKDMFSKLTEKAAQEQANIFQSVFNCCGSESANDWKKAANLEIPASCCKNSTITCKDASSKSSNDLFKENCVSATKNWITEVMKNSPMVLAIVGIIESFALITSLGLCCSIRKAGY